From the genome of Acidobacteriota bacterium, one region includes:
- the ccsA gene encoding cytochrome c biogenesis protein CcsA encodes MDLLPFLLYLAAAIAYGRYFATPEHASGRTATAALGAAALAHTFVIGMRTMAAGHAPFAGTSAALSAFVWLLALAYLYTETTSGERSMGLFIVVLLVLLESIPVLDTPMADAPSTVLQSPLFVVHVSAMLFAYASFGIACVIGVTYVLMFKEIKKKQLGFFYKRLPSLQVLDRMNMRAVRIGWVFITAGIVVGGAWAMTSAVQTAPDPRLRAMTIVDPKILIAFLCWGVYSFHLLSRRLGWSARRSAWLSAIGFVIVILNFVPVGFFLTRSHNF; translated from the coding sequence ATGGACTTACTTCCGTTTCTCCTCTACCTCGCGGCCGCCATCGCGTACGGGCGGTACTTCGCGACGCCGGAACACGCGAGCGGGCGCACGGCGACGGCGGCGCTCGGCGCCGCCGCCCTGGCGCACACCTTCGTCATCGGCATGCGGACGATGGCCGCCGGCCACGCGCCGTTCGCCGGCACGTCGGCGGCGCTCTCGGCCTTCGTCTGGCTGCTGGCGCTCGCCTACCTCTACACGGAGACCACGAGCGGCGAACGCTCGATGGGCCTGTTCATCGTCGTCCTCCTGGTGCTGCTGGAGTCGATCCCGGTCCTCGACACGCCGATGGCGGACGCGCCGAGCACGGTGCTGCAGAGCCCGCTCTTCGTCGTGCACGTCTCGGCGATGCTGTTCGCCTACGCGAGCTTCGGCATCGCCTGCGTGATCGGGGTCACCTACGTGCTGATGTTCAAGGAAATCAAGAAGAAGCAGCTCGGGTTCTTCTACAAGCGACTGCCGTCGCTCCAGGTGCTCGATCGCATGAACATGCGCGCGGTGCGGATCGGCTGGGTGTTCATCACCGCCGGCATCGTCGTGGGGGGCGCGTGGGCGATGACGAGCGCGGTGCAGACGGCGCCAGACCCGCGCCTGCGCGCGATGACGATCGTCGACCCGAAGATCCTGATCGCGTTCCTGTGCTGGGGCGTGTATTCGTTTCACCTGCTGTCGCGGCGGCTCGGCTGGAGCGCGCGGCGCTCCGCGTGGCTGTCGGCCATCGGGTTCGTGATCGTCATCCTGAATTTCGTTCCCGTCGGGTTCTTCCTGACGCGGAGCCACAACTTCTGA
- a CDS encoding VWA domain-containing protein, with amino-acid sequence MTRRLGLFLLLIALSGAALAAQRFRAGIDVVSLNVTVTDAATLKFVRDLSQGEFEVFEDGVKQDVTFFSRSQQPIALAILMDTSASMEDKIQLAQEAAIGFVRRLRAEDLAEIVDFDSKVDILQTFTNDRAALERAIRTTNADGSTAIYHAIYISLKELRKQAAQTEADIRRQAIVVLSDGEDTSSILGYEEVLDLAKRSETGIYTIGLRGTDVSPRGFKEAEFVMRQLAQETGGRSFFPQQATELPRIYEQISDELSSQYTLAYTSRNPRRDGAWRRIVVRVTRPNVTARTKQGYYAATSSAP; translated from the coding sequence ATGACGCGGCGCCTCGGGCTCTTCCTCCTCCTGATCGCCCTGTCGGGCGCCGCGCTCGCGGCGCAGCGGTTCCGCGCCGGGATTGACGTCGTGTCGCTCAACGTGACGGTGACCGACGCGGCGACGCTGAAGTTCGTGCGGGACCTGTCGCAGGGCGAGTTCGAGGTGTTCGAGGACGGCGTGAAGCAGGACGTCACGTTCTTCTCGCGCTCGCAGCAGCCGATTGCGCTCGCGATCCTCATGGATACGAGCGCCAGCATGGAGGACAAGATCCAGCTCGCGCAGGAGGCGGCCATCGGGTTCGTGCGCCGGCTCCGCGCGGAGGACCTGGCCGAGATCGTGGACTTCGACAGCAAGGTCGACATCCTCCAGACGTTCACGAACGACCGGGCGGCGCTCGAGCGGGCGATCCGCACGACGAACGCCGACGGGTCGACGGCGATCTACCACGCGATCTACATCTCGCTCAAGGAGCTGAGGAAGCAGGCCGCGCAGACCGAGGCGGACATCCGGCGGCAGGCCATCGTGGTCCTCTCCGACGGGGAAGACACCTCCAGCATCCTCGGGTATGAAGAAGTGCTCGACCTCGCGAAGCGCTCGGAGACCGGCATCTACACGATCGGGCTCCGCGGCACGGACGTGTCGCCCCGCGGGTTCAAGGAAGCGGAGTTCGTGATGCGCCAGCTCGCGCAGGAGACGGGCGGCCGCTCCTTCTTTCCGCAGCAGGCGACCGAGCTGCCGCGCATCTACGAGCAGATTTCCGACGAGCTTTCCAGCCAGTACACGCTCGCCTACACCTCCCGTAACCCGCGGCGGGACGGCGCGTGGCGCCGGATCGTCGTGCGCGTCACGCGCCCCAACGTGACCGCGCGCACCAAGCAGGGGTACTACGCGGCGACATCATCAGCGCCCTGA